Proteins encoded within one genomic window of Equus quagga isolate Etosha38 unplaced genomic scaffold, UCLA_HA_Equagga_1.0 117132_RagTag, whole genome shotgun sequence:
- the LOC124232800 gene encoding apolipoprotein L2-like — MTSEARGVSPEGENFLEDVIEYFRNTVSREELQDLLTDENAWEQLVDEANLSREEADALHEGLNKLNTDQLDREKFLNEFPRVKQELEERIGKLHALADKVDKVHRDCTISNVVANSTGAVAGILTILGLALAPVTAGVSLALSATGMGLGAAAAVTSVSTSIVEYSTNSSAEAEASRLALFDSNKGEIVKETLLHGAPDIVSISKNFIEVVENIGKNIRAIKVVKTKPHLVDHANRLMTVGEISGRRDKQVKKAFGGTVLAMTKEARATSVATVSVSLLMDVISLVQDSVHLHKGAKANTAEELRQQARELEGKLEELTQIHDMLQQGLIP; from the exons ATGACCTCAGAAGCCCGTGGGGTCTCCCCAG AGGGTGAAAATTTTCTTGAGGATGTCATTGAGTATTTCCGGAACACAGTGAGCAGAGAGGAACTGCAGGACCTGCTGACTGATGAGAATGCCTGGGAGCAACTTGTGGATGAAGCCAATTTGTCCAG GGAGGAGGCAGATGCGCTGCATGAAGGTCTGAACAAGCTGAACACAGACCAACTGGACAGGGAGAAGTTTCTGAACGAGTTTCCTCGGGTGAAACAGGAGCTTGAGGAGCGCATCGGAAAGCTCCACGCACTTGCAGACAAGGTTGACAAGGTACACAGGGACTGCACCATCTCCAACGTGGTGGCCAACTCCACTGGCGCTGTGGCTGGCATCCTCACCATCCTTGGCCTGGCTCTGGCACCCGTGACAGCAGGGGTCAGTCTGGCACTCTCGGCAactgggatggggctgggggcagcagctGCTGTGACCAGTGTGTCCACCAGCATCGTGGAATATTCAACCAACTCGTCAGCAGAAGCTGAAGCCAGTCGCCTGGCGTTATTTGACAGCAATAAAGGGGAGATAGTTAAGGAAACTCTACTTCACGGCGCTCCCGACATTGTTTCCATATCAAAGAATTTCATCGAAGTCGTGGAAAATATTGGGAAGAACATCCGTGCTATCAAGGTAGTCAAAACCAAACCTCACTTGGTAGACCACGCCAACCGCCTCATGACTGTTGGGGAGATCTCAGGCCGAAGGGACAAGCAGGTGAAGAAAGCTTTTGGAGGTACTGTTCTGGCAATGACCAAAGAAGCCCGGGCCACAAGTGTGGCCACCGTGAGTGTCTCCCTTCTGATGGATGTGATCAGCCTTGTCCAAGATTCAGTGCATTTGCATAAAGGGGCAAAGGCAAACACAGCTGAAGAGCTGAGGCAGCAGGCTCGAGAGCTGGAGGGGAAGTTGGAGGAGCTCACCCAGATCCATGACATGCTGCAACAGGGCCTCATTCCATGA